One region of Candidatus Latescibacter sp. genomic DNA includes:
- a CDS encoding DUF2335 domain-containing protein, which yields MAKPKHALQAQNKLFLQSLSFSGPLPPPGAFEHYNAVLPGAAERILSMVESQTGHRQKIEIMAMKQNSRNSMFGTVFAFFLGVTGLIAGAYCILQGHDEAGATIGGASLVSLVSVFIYGTRSRRKEREEKARTMMQ from the coding sequence ATGGCGAAACCCAAGCACGCCTTACAGGCACAAAATAAACTATTCCTGCAATCCCTGAGTTTTTCGGGCCCCCTTCCTCCGCCAGGAGCATTCGAACACTACAATGCAGTCCTTCCCGGCGCGGCGGAGCGTATTCTTTCGATGGTCGAAAGCCAAACAGGACACCGACAAAAGATAGAAATAATGGCGATGAAACAAAACTCCCGCAATAGTATGTTCGGTACTGTATTTGCTTTTTTTCTTGGTGTTACAGGATTAATTGCTGGCGCCTATTGTATTCTACAAGGACATGATGAAGCCGGGGCAACCATAGGAGGAGCCTCTCTTGTCTCACTGGTTAGTGTATTCATATATGGTACACGTTCCCGCCGAAAAGAACGTGAGGAAAAAGCCCGTACGATGATGCAGTGA